The proteins below come from a single Asanoa ferruginea genomic window:
- a CDS encoding flavin reductase family protein: MVDQALFRALLRRHAAGVVVVTAPGRPPAGFTATSFTSVSLDPPLVSFCLANRASAWPAVSAAGLVAVHMLSREQEPVARLFATRGIDRLATYGSWRPGPAGVPLLDGVLARVICRVDRRVPAGDHTLLLCAVESGEHWHEEDAEPLIYHAGDYRGTDDWRKR, translated from the coding sequence ATGGTGGACCAGGCCCTGTTCCGCGCGCTGCTGCGCCGGCACGCGGCAGGCGTCGTGGTGGTCACGGCGCCCGGCCGGCCGCCGGCGGGCTTCACGGCGACGTCGTTCACCTCGGTATCGCTCGACCCGCCACTGGTGTCGTTCTGCCTCGCCAACCGGGCCTCGGCCTGGCCGGCCGTTTCGGCCGCCGGCCTCGTCGCGGTGCACATGCTCAGCCGTGAACAGGAGCCGGTCGCTCGGCTGTTCGCCACTCGCGGCATCGACCGGCTCGCCACCTACGGCTCCTGGCGGCCCGGCCCAGCCGGAGTGCCGCTGCTCGACGGCGTGCTGGCCAGGGTGATCTGCCGGGTGGACCGGCGGGTGCCGGCCGGCGACCACACCCTGCTGCTCTGCGCCGTCGAGTCGGGGGAGCACTGGCACGAAGAAGACGCCGAACCGCTGATCTACCACGCCGGGGACTACCGGGGGACCGACGACTGGAGGAAACGATGA
- a CDS encoding NAD(P)H-binding protein, protein MCAASGALGRLVVEELAKTGHQVVAAVRDPGRAVAGVEVRHGDYDDPASLRSALRGAERVLLISSPELAADRRVRQHRAVIEAATTNGVRAIAYTSFLGADRGGDGMNAAHHETERAVVESGIGYTLLRHPFYTDAFVNAGLAAVVAAGRLESATGGRGLNTALRADLAAAAATVLTSDDHLGRGYDLTGPLWTYPELAALLSEVSGKPVEYQEAEVGGGMGFLMGLAKAGALERQTDDLGGLLGRPPTSLRTAVERALR, encoded by the coding sequence GTGTGCGCGGCATCCGGCGCGCTCGGCCGGCTGGTGGTCGAGGAACTCGCAAAAACCGGCCATCAGGTCGTCGCGGCCGTCCGGGATCCCGGGCGCGCGGTGGCGGGGGTCGAGGTGCGGCATGGCGACTACGACGACCCGGCCTCGCTGCGGTCGGCGTTGCGTGGCGCCGAGCGGGTGCTGCTCATCTCGTCGCCCGAGCTGGCGGCCGACCGGCGGGTCCGGCAGCATCGGGCGGTCATCGAGGCGGCGACCACCAATGGCGTCCGGGCCATCGCCTACACCAGTTTCCTCGGCGCCGACCGCGGCGGCGACGGCATGAACGCGGCGCACCACGAGACCGAGCGGGCCGTCGTCGAGAGCGGGATCGGCTACACGCTCCTGCGGCACCCTTTCTACACCGACGCGTTCGTCAACGCCGGGCTGGCCGCGGTGGTCGCGGCGGGCCGGCTGGAGAGCGCGACCGGCGGGCGCGGCCTCAACACGGCGCTACGGGCCGACCTCGCGGCCGCGGCCGCCACCGTGCTGACCTCCGACGACCACCTCGGTCGCGGCTACGACCTGACCGGACCACTGTGGACCTACCCGGAGCTCGCCGCCTTGCTCAGCGAGGTCAGCGGGAAGCCGGTCGAATACCAGGAGGCCGAGGTCGGCGGCGGGATGGGCTTCCTGATGGGTCTGGCCAAGGCCGGCGCGCTCGAACGGCAGACCGACGACCTGGGGGGTCTGCTCGGCCGCCCGCCGACGAGCTTGCGGACGGCCGTGGAGCGGGCGCTGCGCTGA
- a CDS encoding M3 family metallopeptidase has translation MTTAVTAPAGANPLVADFDLPPFADIRPEHYRDALARGLAEAEAELAAIVADPRPPTFATVIVPLERCGELAERVMVTFQTVVGAQGTAELIQLEAELAPRWAAYRVAKETDPRLFARIAAVGTAGLNAEERYLVRRYVDRMTRAGVGLAPDRRARLAEIAERLAALSAEFNKRVQADTDDLALVVEARQLDGLGPGDVAAAGHAAQRRGLPGKHLIPLSYPTGHPHLRRLRDREVRRRLLAASMSRGRRGNANDTREVLLEITRLRAEQAELLGHPSYGAMVTAGEMAGDPDTVAALLGPMARAAAVRARAEHAELQVQSAEPVEASDWPYYAEQVRAHRYDIDGEALRPYFELDNVLTRGVFHAARLSYGLTFAERPDLPGFHPDCRVFEVRDADGAVLGTYLFDPYAREGKRGGARSHSIVPQSRLTGRKAVVCNSFAIPAAAPGKPTLLTVEQVVTLFHEFGHALHALLSDVTYPSISGMNVFRDFIEYPAQVNEMWATRPEIVANYAVHVETGEPLPQRTIDRISAAATFQQGYLTCEHLAAALVDQAWHGLGADHDVVDVDGFERGVLAAHGLDHPAIPARYSSTYFMHVFFGDYGGRYYSYVWSEIFAADTIAWFEERSDDPRGAGETFRRAVLAVGGGADPRAVYRAFRGRDASAEALLNRRGLR, from the coding sequence ATGACGACCGCGGTGACGGCGCCGGCCGGCGCGAACCCGCTGGTGGCCGACTTCGACCTGCCGCCGTTCGCCGACATCCGGCCGGAGCACTACCGCGACGCCCTCGCCCGCGGTCTGGCCGAGGCCGAGGCCGAGCTCGCGGCGATCGTCGCCGACCCTCGGCCGCCGACCTTCGCAACGGTGATCGTCCCCCTTGAGCGCTGTGGCGAGCTGGCGGAGCGGGTGATGGTCACGTTCCAGACCGTGGTCGGTGCGCAGGGCACGGCCGAGCTGATCCAGCTCGAGGCCGAGCTCGCGCCCAGGTGGGCCGCCTACCGCGTCGCGAAGGAGACCGACCCACGGCTCTTCGCCCGGATCGCGGCCGTCGGCACCGCCGGGCTCAACGCCGAGGAGCGCTATCTGGTTCGGCGCTACGTCGACCGGATGACCCGCGCCGGCGTGGGCCTGGCGCCCGACCGCAGGGCCCGGCTCGCGGAGATCGCCGAGCGGCTCGCGGCCCTGTCGGCCGAGTTCAACAAGCGGGTCCAGGCCGACACCGACGACCTGGCGCTGGTCGTCGAGGCCAGGCAGCTCGACGGCCTCGGCCCCGGTGACGTCGCGGCCGCCGGGCACGCGGCGCAGCGGCGCGGGCTGCCCGGGAAACACCTCATCCCACTGAGCTATCCGACCGGCCATCCGCACCTGCGCCGGCTCCGCGACCGGGAGGTGCGCCGGCGGCTCCTGGCCGCGTCGATGTCGCGGGGCCGGCGTGGCAACGCCAACGACACCCGGGAGGTGCTGCTCGAGATCACCCGGCTGCGCGCCGAGCAGGCCGAACTGCTCGGCCATCCGAGCTATGGGGCCATGGTGACCGCCGGGGAGATGGCCGGGGATCCGGACACCGTCGCCGCTCTGCTCGGCCCGATGGCGCGGGCCGCCGCGGTGCGGGCCCGCGCCGAACATGCCGAGCTCCAGGTCCAGTCCGCGGAGCCGGTCGAGGCGTCGGACTGGCCCTACTACGCCGAGCAGGTCCGGGCCCACCGCTACGACATCGACGGCGAGGCGCTGCGCCCCTACTTCGAGCTGGACAACGTGCTGACCCGGGGCGTATTCCACGCGGCCCGGCTCAGCTACGGCCTGACCTTCGCGGAGCGGCCAGACCTGCCCGGCTTCCACCCGGACTGCCGGGTGTTCGAGGTCCGGGACGCCGACGGCGCCGTGCTCGGCACCTACCTGTTCGACCCCTACGCGCGAGAGGGCAAGCGAGGCGGAGCGCGCTCGCACTCGATCGTCCCGCAGAGCCGGCTGACCGGCCGCAAAGCCGTGGTGTGCAACAGCTTCGCGATCCCGGCGGCGGCGCCCGGCAAGCCGACGCTGCTCACCGTCGAGCAGGTGGTGACGCTGTTCCACGAGTTCGGGCACGCCCTGCACGCACTGCTGTCCGACGTGACCTACCCGTCGATCTCGGGTATGAACGTCTTCCGGGACTTCATCGAATACCCGGCCCAGGTCAACGAGATGTGGGCGACCCGGCCGGAGATCGTGGCGAACTACGCCGTGCACGTCGAAACCGGCGAGCCGCTGCCGCAGCGGACCATCGACCGGATCAGTGCCGCGGCCACCTTCCAACAGGGCTACCTCACCTGTGAGCACCTCGCCGCCGCCCTCGTGGACCAGGCCTGGCACGGCCTCGGCGCTGACCACGACGTCGTCGACGTCGACGGGTTCGAGCGCGGGGTGCTCGCCGCGCACGGGCTCGACCACCCGGCCATTCCGGCGCGCTACTCCAGCACGTACTTCATGCATGTGTTCTTCGGCGACTATGGCGGCCGCTACTACAGCTACGTCTGGTCGGAGATCTTCGCGGCGGACACCATCGCCTGGTTCGAGGAGCGGTCCGACGATCCGCGCGGCGCCGGCGAGACCTTCCGCCGCGCAGTGCTGGCGGTCGGTGGCGGGGCCGATCCGCGAGCGGTGTACCGCGCGTTCCGTGGCCGCGATGCCTCGGCCGAGGCGTTGCTGAACCGCCGCGGCCTGCGCTGA
- a CDS encoding ABC transporter ATP-binding protein, protein MADPTRRLIGEMFRRQRRGVALTAGFWSLHQICEALVPVAIGVVIDQAVGTGSGAAMIWSLVGVFALFTALTMGWRTGLWFVSRAEQEESHLLRMAVVRRVITGRGISTERQTGELLSIATSDTQGASELLELGSRAVSASVGLVVSTVVLLRIDWSLGVGLVIGVPVLVLALNALGPLVERHTSAQQQAIGESAATASDLLTGLRPLRGFGGVDEATRRYRTASRTSLRANIGAVKAGAAFIGVSTFTTSLLIAVVAALSGWFALRGRITIGELITIVGLAAFITDPVLNLANCVFRFATVRASATRVAEILGAPARTESGTRPAIAGPVALDDVHTPGLEGVSFAVGPGELVGVVTTEIAAADAVTDLLAGTRVPDKGQVTLAGTALAELDIASLRRALLVEPHAVDLFGGTLREALRTDDAQDDATMAAAMAAASTSDLVADGSRGLDHELLDHGVNLSGGQRQRVAVARALLADRPVTAFRDPTTAVDAVTEHAIAEGLRAHRAGRATVLVTTSAPLLDRCDRVVFVHAGRVQGEGRHRDLLELPAYADVVLR, encoded by the coding sequence ATGGCGGACCCGACCCGCCGGCTGATCGGCGAGATGTTCCGGCGTCAGCGCCGCGGCGTCGCGCTGACCGCCGGTTTCTGGTCGTTGCACCAGATCTGTGAGGCCCTCGTGCCGGTCGCGATCGGCGTCGTGATCGATCAGGCCGTCGGCACCGGCTCCGGCGCGGCGATGATCTGGTCGCTGGTCGGCGTCTTCGCGTTGTTCACCGCGCTCACCATGGGCTGGCGCACCGGCCTCTGGTTCGTCTCCCGGGCCGAGCAGGAAGAGTCGCACCTGCTGCGGATGGCGGTGGTCCGGCGGGTCATCACCGGGCGCGGGATCAGCACCGAGCGGCAGACCGGCGAGCTGCTGTCGATCGCGACCTCCGACACGCAGGGTGCGTCGGAGCTGCTCGAGCTGGGCAGCCGCGCGGTCTCCGCGAGCGTCGGACTGGTGGTGTCCACAGTGGTCCTGCTGCGGATCGACTGGTCGCTCGGCGTCGGGCTGGTGATCGGCGTCCCGGTGCTCGTGCTGGCGCTCAACGCGCTGGGCCCGCTGGTCGAACGGCACACCTCGGCCCAGCAACAGGCGATCGGCGAGTCCGCGGCGACCGCGTCTGACCTGCTGACCGGGCTGCGGCCGCTGCGCGGGTTCGGCGGCGTCGACGAGGCCACCCGGCGCTACCGCACCGCCAGCCGCACCTCGCTGCGGGCCAACATCGGCGCGGTCAAGGCCGGTGCGGCGTTCATCGGCGTCTCGACGTTCACCACCAGCCTGCTGATCGCGGTCGTGGCCGCGCTGTCCGGCTGGTTCGCGCTGCGCGGCCGGATCACCATCGGCGAGCTGATCACGATCGTCGGGCTGGCCGCGTTCATCACCGACCCGGTGCTCAACCTCGCCAACTGCGTGTTCCGGTTCGCGACCGTCCGGGCCAGCGCGACCCGGGTCGCCGAGATCCTGGGCGCTCCGGCCCGCACCGAGTCCGGCACCCGCCCGGCCATCGCGGGCCCGGTGGCCCTCGACGACGTGCACACGCCGGGCCTGGAGGGCGTCAGCTTCGCGGTCGGGCCGGGCGAGTTGGTCGGCGTCGTCACCACCGAGATCGCCGCCGCCGACGCGGTCACCGACCTGCTCGCCGGCACCCGCGTGCCGGACAAGGGCCAGGTCACGCTGGCCGGCACGGCGCTGGCCGAGCTCGACATCGCCTCGCTGCGCCGGGCCCTGCTGGTCGAGCCGCACGCCGTCGACCTGTTCGGCGGCACCCTGCGCGAGGCGCTGCGCACCGACGACGCCCAGGACGACGCGACGATGGCCGCGGCCATGGCGGCGGCCTCCACCAGCGACCTGGTCGCCGACGGCAGCCGCGGGCTCGACCACGAGTTGCTCGACCACGGCGTCAACCTCTCCGGCGGGCAACGGCAGCGGGTCGCGGTGGCCCGGGCGCTGCTCGCCGACCGGCCGGTGACCGCCTTCCGCGACCCGACCACGGCGGTCGACGCGGTCACCGAGCACGCCATCGCCGAGGGCCTGCGCGCCCACCGGGCCGGCCGCGCGACGGTGCTGGTCACCACCAGCGCGCCGCTGCTCGACCGGTGCGACCGGGTGGTGTTCGTGCACGCCGGCCGGGTGCAGGGCGAAGGACGGCACCGCGACCTTCTCGAACTTCCGGCGTACGCGGATGTGGTGCTGCGATGA
- a CDS encoding DUF1702 family protein produces MPRTRIARLRARAVARLTTRDPQFLRRVTTDFPFADEAAAQRTVDIATTFLVGYNLIAGGADAPAARDRATEVPRFFRPFYFEGAAMGFGPFALRTGGGLGGFEDFARALSPATVYQNYVGFGWWLGTFYRGRAGRVARVVAELDPRYGLLCYEGIGFRQGFMSGGRRTRPTDIRRGDVPATHVWYQGYGRSLWFVHMGDTAAAARSALRVPEPYVGDCISGLGTGVAFSWLDRAADYARFYQAVPERFRAEFDQGLSFGWEARQLADRELFDASLRCLPAPVVADVDERVGDVHEVRDALVAAGDHTDFYNAWRRGVVRRRRSGKPLFPAR; encoded by the coding sequence TTGCCGCGCACCCGGATCGCCCGCCTGCGGGCCCGGGCCGTCGCCCGGCTGACCACGCGGGACCCGCAATTTCTGCGGCGGGTCACCACCGATTTCCCGTTCGCCGACGAGGCGGCCGCGCAGCGCACCGTCGACATCGCGACCACCTTCCTGGTCGGCTACAACCTCATCGCCGGCGGTGCCGACGCGCCGGCGGCGCGGGACCGGGCCACCGAGGTGCCCCGGTTCTTCCGGCCGTTCTACTTCGAGGGTGCGGCGATGGGTTTCGGCCCGTTCGCGTTGCGCACCGGCGGTGGGCTCGGCGGCTTCGAAGACTTCGCCCGTGCGCTCTCCCCGGCGACCGTCTATCAGAACTACGTCGGCTTCGGTTGGTGGCTCGGCACCTTCTACCGCGGCCGGGCCGGTCGGGTGGCCCGGGTGGTGGCGGAGCTCGACCCGCGTTACGGCTTGTTGTGCTACGAGGGCATCGGGTTCCGGCAGGGCTTCATGTCCGGCGGCCGGCGCACCCGGCCCACCGACATCCGGCGTGGCGACGTTCCCGCCACCCACGTGTGGTATCAGGGCTATGGCCGCAGCCTCTGGTTCGTCCACATGGGAGATACCGCCGCCGCTGCCCGGTCGGCGCTGCGCGTGCCGGAGCCCTACGTCGGTGACTGCATCAGCGGGCTGGGCACCGGCGTTGCGTTCAGCTGGCTCGACCGGGCGGCCGACTACGCCCGTTTTTACCAGGCCGTCCCGGAGCGGTTCCGCGCCGAGTTCGACCAGGGCCTGTCGTTCGGCTGGGAGGCGCGGCAACTCGCCGACCGGGAACTGTTCGACGCGTCGCTGCGGTGCCTCCCAGCGCCGGTCGTCGCCGACGTCGACGAGCGGGTGGGCGACGTGCACGAGGTGCGCGACGCGCTCGTCGCGGCCGGCGACCACACCGATTTCTACAACGCCTGGCGGCGCGGCGTCGTACGCCGCAGGCGCAGCGGTAAGCCCCTGTTCCCCGCGCGATAG
- a CDS encoding aldo/keto reductase gives MRYRRLGSTGTVVSTLCLGTMTFGNETDEAGSHAQLDRFVEAGGTFLDTADVYSRGISEEIIGRWLRSRPGVREKLVIATKGRFPMGDGGNDAGLSRLHLSKALDASLARLGVDAIDLYQAHAWDPMTPIEESLRFFDDAVRAGKIRYVGVSNFVGWQLQKAVLLARFGGLAPIVTVQPQYNLLARDIEHEVVPVCVNEGIGILPWSPLGGGWLTGKYRRDDLPTGATRLGENPNRGVEAYAGRNASEQTWQVVDAVREIAEARGMSMAAVSLAWLADRPAVTSVILGARTTEQLDDNLTAADLVLTDDERARLDEASAPRVADYPYGTAGVDQQARRLPV, from the coding sequence ATGCGCTACCGCAGGCTCGGCTCAACGGGGACCGTCGTGTCGACGCTGTGCCTCGGCACGATGACGTTCGGCAACGAGACCGACGAGGCCGGCTCGCACGCCCAGCTCGACCGCTTCGTCGAGGCCGGCGGCACGTTCCTGGACACCGCCGACGTCTACTCGCGCGGCATCTCCGAGGAGATCATCGGCCGCTGGCTGCGGAGCCGGCCCGGCGTACGCGAAAAGCTCGTGATCGCCACCAAGGGCCGCTTCCCGATGGGCGACGGCGGCAACGACGCCGGCCTGTCCCGGCTGCACCTGAGCAAGGCCCTCGACGCCAGCCTGGCCCGGCTCGGCGTCGACGCGATCGACCTCTACCAGGCGCACGCGTGGGACCCGATGACCCCGATCGAGGAGTCGCTGCGTTTCTTCGACGACGCCGTACGCGCGGGCAAGATCCGCTATGTCGGTGTCAGCAACTTCGTCGGCTGGCAGCTCCAGAAGGCGGTGCTGCTCGCGCGCTTCGGCGGGCTGGCGCCGATCGTCACCGTGCAGCCGCAATACAACCTGCTGGCCCGCGATATCGAGCACGAGGTCGTGCCGGTCTGCGTCAACGAGGGCATCGGCATCCTGCCCTGGTCGCCGCTCGGTGGCGGCTGGCTGACCGGCAAATACCGCCGCGACGACCTGCCCACGGGCGCCACCCGGCTGGGCGAGAACCCCAACCGCGGCGTCGAGGCCTACGCGGGCCGCAACGCGTCGGAGCAGACGTGGCAGGTGGTCGACGCGGTCCGCGAGATCGCCGAGGCGCGCGGAATGTCGATGGCCGCGGTCTCGCTCGCCTGGCTGGCCGACCGCCCGGCGGTCACGTCGGTAATCCTGGGCGCCCGCACCACCGAGCAGCTCGACGACAACCTGACCGCCGCCGACCTGGTGCTGACCGACGACGAGCGGGCGCGTCTCGACGAGGCCAGCGCGCCGCGGGTCGCCGACTACCCCTACGGCACGGCCGGCGTCGACCAGCAGGCCCGGCGCCTTCCGGTGTGA
- a CDS encoding ATP-grasp domain-containing protein, with the protein MTETTRPRLLLVGMGMMGRPYLARARRLGFAVSVVDYEGSLGAPDLADSWRGDDRRHPIPNGFGAGDEVWYAAASRAVAEAEPDAVLAFAEPHVLAAALIAARLGLPGPGLHAATVSRDKAFQRALFERHGIRQPAYRLVTDQAAAEDWAAGRYPVVLKPLGESGSKGVVVAAGPQGVKEWTAEYGGTGPFLCEEYVPGAEFSCEVVVDRSVVVFANVTAKTTTEPPYCVEVEHLVPADVDAVTRDAIVAQAREVVAALGMGAGIAHVEMRLTPDGPCLMEVAVRTPGDNLMDLIEAATGVDLFEAAIAVAADRRPAVEPTRDRVAGIWYPLLEPGSPIPTETLRGAETLPGVTRVDINPMAGPTVPELRWSLDRAACVLVTGPTVAQLRGSLQRVKATVLAAG; encoded by the coding sequence ATGACCGAAACGACCCGTCCGCGGCTGCTGCTGGTCGGCATGGGCATGATGGGCCGGCCCTACCTCGCGCGTGCCCGCCGCCTGGGGTTCGCGGTCTCGGTGGTCGACTACGAGGGTTCGCTCGGCGCGCCCGACCTCGCCGACTCGTGGCGCGGCGACGACCGTCGTCACCCGATCCCCAACGGGTTCGGCGCCGGCGATGAAGTCTGGTACGCCGCGGCCAGCCGCGCGGTTGCCGAGGCCGAGCCGGACGCGGTGCTGGCCTTCGCCGAGCCGCACGTGTTGGCGGCCGCCCTGATCGCGGCGCGGCTCGGCCTTCCCGGCCCGGGGCTGCACGCCGCCACCGTCTCGCGTGACAAGGCCTTCCAGCGGGCCCTGTTCGAGCGGCACGGCATCCGCCAGCCGGCCTACCGGCTGGTCACCGATCAGGCGGCGGCAGAGGATTGGGCCGCGGGCCGCTATCCCGTCGTGCTCAAGCCCTTGGGCGAGAGCGGCAGCAAGGGTGTCGTCGTGGCGGCGGGCCCGCAGGGCGTCAAGGAATGGACGGCCGAATACGGCGGCACCGGTCCGTTCCTGTGCGAGGAGTACGTGCCCGGTGCGGAGTTCAGCTGCGAGGTCGTGGTCGACCGCTCGGTGGTGGTCTTCGCCAACGTGACGGCCAAGACCACCACCGAACCGCCGTACTGCGTAGAGGTCGAGCACCTGGTGCCGGCCGACGTCGACGCGGTGACCCGCGACGCGATCGTCGCGCAGGCCCGCGAGGTCGTGGCGGCGCTCGGCATGGGCGCCGGCATCGCGCACGTGGAAATGCGGCTCACCCCCGACGGTCCGTGCCTGATGGAGGTCGCCGTCCGCACGCCGGGTGACAACCTCATGGACCTGATCGAGGCGGCCACCGGGGTCGACCTGTTCGAAGCGGCCATCGCCGTCGCCGCCGATCGCCGGCCGGCGGTGGAGCCGACGCGGGACCGGGTCGCCGGCATCTGGTACCCGCTGCTCGAACCGGGGTCGCCCATTCCCACCGAGACGCTGCGCGGTGCCGAGACCCTGCCCGGCGTGACCCGGGTCGACATCAACCCGATGGCCGGCCCGACCGTGCCCGAGCTGCGGTGGTCGCTCGACCGGGCGGCGTGCGTGCTGGTCACCGGGCCCACGGTCGCGCAGCTGCGCGGATCGCTCCAGCGGGTCAAGGCGACCGTGCTGGCGGCCGGCTAG
- a CDS encoding MFS transporter: MTEQPDPSFARNIRLIYRWQALTNVSLWMPIWIVFLEHDRHLTLTEIYVIAGAGWIVQAVSDVPLGVFADTFGRRVTLISGTVLLAIGLGSLAVLPGFWGVATGYLFWAIGTAMASGTETALLYDSAVKAGREAEWPRIASHSFQVIQGAQAVGSIAGGLLAAINLALPMAATAVLTGIALFFVGATREVPIEHEERRGYAATLAFAGRYLAAHPPVLSIVGYAALISGTAFFVPFVLFQPTAQSFAVSVGWLGVLFFGLRLSALLGSRYGYLIISERRLGFWLTSTPIAISALFVGVASSRSWWTAYLAMLLIAAVSAGVRPHTSDVLNRMVVAKIRATILSFQNLVMTVFIAVMHPAVGGITDLSGLRWAFVLLAGLSLLPLLARPFIPLHTSQKPADTQEDEMTPEARQHSSVES, from the coding sequence ATGACCGAGCAGCCTGACCCGTCGTTCGCCCGCAACATCCGGTTGATCTATCGCTGGCAGGCGCTGACCAATGTCAGTCTCTGGATGCCGATCTGGATCGTGTTCCTCGAGCACGACCGGCACCTGACCCTCACCGAGATCTACGTGATCGCCGGCGCCGGGTGGATCGTGCAGGCGGTCTCCGACGTGCCCCTCGGGGTGTTCGCCGACACGTTCGGCCGGCGGGTGACGCTGATCAGCGGCACCGTGCTGCTCGCCATCGGCCTCGGATCGCTGGCCGTGCTGCCGGGCTTCTGGGGCGTGGCGACCGGCTATCTGTTCTGGGCCATCGGCACGGCCATGGCCTCGGGCACGGAGACCGCGCTGCTCTACGACAGTGCGGTCAAGGCGGGGCGCGAAGCCGAGTGGCCGCGAATCGCCAGCCACTCGTTCCAGGTCATCCAGGGCGCCCAGGCGGTCGGCAGCATCGCCGGCGGCCTGCTGGCCGCGATCAACCTGGCACTGCCGATGGCCGCCACGGCGGTGCTCACCGGCATCGCCTTGTTCTTCGTCGGTGCCACCCGCGAGGTCCCGATCGAACACGAGGAGCGCCGGGGGTACGCCGCGACGCTGGCGTTCGCCGGCCGCTACCTGGCCGCCCATCCGCCGGTGCTGAGCATCGTCGGCTATGCCGCGTTGATCTCCGGGACGGCGTTCTTCGTTCCATTCGTGCTCTTCCAGCCGACCGCGCAGTCGTTCGCGGTGTCGGTCGGCTGGCTCGGTGTGCTCTTCTTCGGGTTGCGGCTGTCGGCGCTGCTCGGCTCCCGTTACGGGTATCTGATCATCTCCGAGCGTCGGCTCGGTTTTTGGCTGACCAGCACCCCGATCGCCATCTCGGCGCTGTTCGTCGGGGTGGCGTCGAGCCGGAGCTGGTGGACCGCCTACCTGGCCATGCTGCTGATCGCCGCGGTCAGTGCGGGGGTCCGTCCACACACCTCAGACGTGCTCAACCGGATGGTGGTCGCCAAGATCCGGGCGACCATCCTGTCCTTCCAGAACCTCGTCATGACCGTGTTCATCGCCGTCATGCACCCGGCGGTCGGTGGCATCACCGACCTGTCCGGACTCCGCTGGGCCTTCGTCCTGCTCGCCGGGTTGAGCCTGCTGCCGCTGCTCGCCCGGCCGTTCATCCCGCTGCACACCTCGCAGAAGCCAGCCGACACCCAGGAGGATGAGATGACACCCGAGGCCCGTCAACACTCCAGTGTGGAGTCGTGA
- a CDS encoding SigE family RNA polymerase sigma factor, translated as MADDDGGFQEFVDVRYGELLRIAYLLTGSAHDAEDLVQSALLKVMRRWRKIDDPVAYLRRTMANQHISLWHRVRSRELVGAQPPEPAGDDTAERVVRRDAVAAALRGLPPRTRVVVVLRYLDDLPEAEVAAQLGWPVGTVKSHASRGLARLRTALGDNQPAKENLR; from the coding sequence GTGGCGGATGACGACGGCGGGTTTCAGGAGTTCGTAGACGTGCGCTACGGCGAACTGCTGCGGATCGCCTACCTGCTGACCGGCTCGGCGCACGACGCCGAGGACCTGGTGCAGTCGGCGCTGCTGAAGGTGATGCGGCGGTGGCGGAAGATCGACGATCCGGTCGCCTACCTGCGGCGCACGATGGCCAACCAGCACATCAGCCTGTGGCACCGGGTCCGGTCCCGCGAGTTGGTCGGCGCGCAACCGCCCGAACCCGCGGGCGACGACACGGCCGAGCGGGTGGTCCGGCGCGACGCCGTCGCCGCGGCTTTGCGGGGCCTGCCGCCGCGTACCCGCGTCGTGGTTGTCCTGCGTTATCTCGACGACCTGCCGGAGGCCGAGGTCGCGGCGCAACTCGGCTGGCCGGTCGGCACGGTCAAGAGCCACGCGTCACGCGGGCTGGCTCGGCTGAGGACCGCCCTCGGCGACAACCAACCGGCGAAGGAGAACCTGCGATGA